A window of Mycolicibacterium fluoranthenivorans contains these coding sequences:
- a CDS encoding MOSC domain-containing protein, with product MSHVLTVNIAEPRTSPDDDRLQTGIDKRPTAGPVEVRSPGPMQGGLGSGLVGDLIGNQAFHGGDDQAVYAYAREDLDAWEGRLERAIANGVFGENLTTSGVDVTNALVGERWRVGSEGLELEVSRPRIPCRTFALWLEINGWVKSFTTTAVPGAYLRVVTPGAVRAGDRIEVIERPDHDITVGVVFRALTLEAGMLPSVLAADALPEDIKQKARRRAGRAG from the coding sequence ATGTCCCATGTGCTCACGGTCAACATCGCCGAACCCCGGACGAGTCCCGACGACGACCGGCTGCAGACCGGCATCGACAAGCGGCCGACAGCGGGACCGGTCGAGGTGCGTTCTCCCGGCCCGATGCAGGGTGGGCTGGGCAGCGGGTTGGTGGGCGATCTGATCGGCAATCAGGCCTTCCACGGTGGTGATGATCAAGCGGTGTACGCCTACGCGCGCGAGGATCTCGATGCCTGGGAGGGCAGGCTGGAGCGCGCGATCGCCAACGGCGTGTTCGGCGAGAACCTCACCACCAGCGGTGTGGATGTGACGAATGCCTTGGTCGGTGAACGGTGGCGGGTCGGTTCCGAAGGCCTGGAACTGGAAGTGTCGCGCCCGCGGATTCCCTGCCGCACGTTCGCGCTCTGGCTGGAGATCAACGGCTGGGTCAAGTCTTTCACCACGACGGCGGTCCCGGGTGCGTATCTGCGCGTGGTGACACCCGGCGCGGTGCGCGCCGGCGACCGCATCGAGGTCATCGAGCGCCCCGACCACGACATCACCGTCGGTGTGGTGTTCCGCGCCCTCACCCTCGAAGCCGGCATGCTGCCGTCGGTACTCGCCGCCGACGCGCTACCCGAGGACATCAAGCAGAAGGCACGGCGGCGGGCGGGCCGCGCCGGGTAA
- a CDS encoding Rv0518 family GDSL lipase, whose amino-acid sequence MHRLAVLVMSLAVTAGLVSTRPVEVMTVSREAPLSHIAVIGDSYTTGTNFGGLGGKGWPARAWQVLARQGKPVTADVASEGRAGYGVRGDHGSVFGDLTARAVRPDDVLVVFFGSRNDEPVDPLALAGMAWSAFDSARRTAPAAKLLVIGPPWPTADVPDKVLQNRDALGNAARAAGAVFIDPIAERWFVGRPDLIAPDGVHPNDAGHTYLADRIASLVGDQLPLTP is encoded by the coding sequence TTGCATCGCCTTGCCGTGCTCGTGATGTCGCTGGCTGTGACGGCCGGACTTGTCAGCACCCGTCCGGTCGAGGTGATGACCGTCAGCCGCGAGGCGCCGCTCAGTCATATCGCGGTGATCGGCGACTCGTACACCACCGGGACCAACTTCGGCGGTCTGGGCGGCAAGGGATGGCCGGCTCGAGCCTGGCAGGTGCTGGCCCGACAGGGAAAGCCGGTGACTGCGGACGTGGCGTCCGAGGGTCGAGCCGGATACGGGGTCCGCGGCGATCACGGCAGCGTCTTCGGAGACCTCACGGCGCGGGCGGTACGGCCCGATGACGTCCTGGTGGTGTTCTTCGGATCCCGCAACGACGAACCCGTCGATCCGCTGGCGCTGGCCGGGATGGCCTGGAGTGCCTTCGATTCCGCCCGCCGGACCGCGCCGGCGGCCAAGCTGCTCGTGATCGGGCCGCCGTGGCCCACCGCCGACGTACCCGACAAGGTGCTGCAGAACCGCGACGCGCTGGGCAACGCCGCCCGTGCCGCCGGAGCGGTCTTCATCGACCCGATCGCCGAGCGGTGGTTCGTCGGGCGTCCGGACCTGATCGCGCCGGATGGCGTGCACCCCAACGACGCCGGACACACCTACCTGGCCGACCGGATCGCCTCGCTGGTCGGCGACCAGCTGCCTCTCACCCCCTGA
- a CDS encoding acyltransferase family protein yields MRSGEIKALTGLRIFAAVWVVLFHFRPLLHEAAPNFSEALAPILNVGAQGVDLFFILSGFVLTWTYIDKMGKNWSTRATLHFLWMRLARVWPVYLVTLHLAALWIIFTLYVGHIPSENVGTLNAVSYIRQLFLVQLWFQPFFDGTSWDGPAWSISAEWLAYLLFGGLVLIIFRMARATRARTLLWLAFAVTLPPVMFLLATGHFYTPWSWLPRILLQFTAGAIACAAVRRLNPSDRTRTLAGIAGVVLVVAMVGALYWFDAHPIPDVIDSGGVLDLLFVPLVVTLAIGTGTLPSLLSLRVLTYGGQISFSLYMVHEIVHTAWNWAVLQFELTLAGPAGTWMLLGVFAVAFAAAAALYHFIEEPARRWMRRMVDVKDATPSVQSLGRDDRKLSA; encoded by the coding sequence GTGCGCAGCGGAGAGATCAAGGCCCTCACGGGTCTTCGCATCTTTGCCGCAGTCTGGGTGGTGCTCTTCCACTTCCGGCCGTTGCTGCATGAGGCCGCCCCGAATTTCAGCGAGGCACTGGCCCCGATCCTCAACGTCGGAGCACAGGGCGTCGACCTGTTCTTCATCCTCAGTGGATTCGTCCTGACCTGGACCTACATCGACAAGATGGGTAAGAACTGGTCCACCCGGGCCACGTTGCACTTCCTGTGGATGCGGCTGGCCAGGGTATGGCCGGTCTATTTGGTAACCCTGCATCTGGCCGCGCTCTGGATCATCTTCACGCTGTACGTCGGTCACATTCCCTCGGAGAACGTCGGCACCCTCAACGCCGTCAGCTACATCCGCCAGTTGTTCCTGGTGCAGCTGTGGTTCCAGCCGTTCTTCGACGGCACCAGCTGGGATGGACCGGCGTGGTCGATCAGCGCGGAATGGTTGGCTTATCTGCTCTTCGGCGGGCTGGTGCTGATCATCTTCCGGATGGCCAGGGCCACCCGGGCCCGCACCCTGCTGTGGCTGGCGTTCGCGGTGACGCTGCCGCCGGTCATGTTCCTGCTGGCCACCGGGCACTTCTACACGCCGTGGAGCTGGCTCCCGCGCATTCTGCTGCAGTTCACCGCGGGCGCCATCGCGTGCGCCGCGGTCCGCCGACTGAACCCGTCCGATCGGACCCGCACCCTGGCCGGCATCGCGGGCGTCGTACTGGTCGTGGCGATGGTCGGCGCTCTCTACTGGTTCGACGCACACCCGATTCCGGATGTGATCGACAGCGGCGGCGTGCTCGACCTGTTGTTCGTGCCGCTGGTCGTGACGCTGGCGATCGGCACCGGCACGTTGCCGAGTCTGTTGTCGCTACGGGTGCTCACCTACGGGGGGCAGATCTCGTTCAGCCTGTACATGGTGCACGAGATCGTGCACACCGCGTGGAACTGGGCGGTGCTGCAGTTCGAGCTCACCCTCGCCGGCCCGGCCGGCACGTGGATGCTGCTGGGCGTGTTCGCCGTCGCATTCGCCGCGGCGGCCGCGCTGTATCACTTCATCGAGGAACCCGCCCGTCGGTGGATGCGCAGAATGGTCGACGTCAAGGACGCGACCCCGTCTGTTCAGTCGCTGGGCCGCGATGACCGCAAGCTGTCCGCCTGA
- a CDS encoding MmpS family transport accessory protein, translating to MNVLKRIWIPLVIVVVVAVATFTVMRVRTFFGTGPGYIATENSAGDDTKPFNPKVVKYEIWGTGATANINYMDLDAKPQRADNAPLPWTLTLSTTAPSVFPTISAQGDGNSLSCRITVDDEVKDERTVDGVGAHTYCLVKSA from the coding sequence ATGAACGTGCTCAAGCGCATCTGGATTCCGCTGGTCATCGTGGTCGTGGTCGCCGTGGCCACGTTCACCGTGATGCGGGTCCGCACGTTCTTCGGCACCGGTCCCGGATATATCGCCACCGAGAACAGCGCCGGCGACGACACCAAGCCGTTCAACCCCAAAGTGGTCAAGTACGAGATCTGGGGCACCGGCGCCACCGCCAACATCAACTACATGGACCTGGACGCCAAACCGCAGCGCGCCGACAACGCGCCGCTGCCGTGGACGCTCACGTTGAGCACCACCGCGCCGTCGGTGTTCCCCACCATCTCCGCGCAGGGCGACGGCAACAGCCTGTCCTGCCGTATCACCGTCGATGACGAGGTCAAGGACGAGCGGACCGTGGACGGCGTGGGCGCCCACACCTACTGCCTGGTGAAATCGGCATGA